Proteins encoded by one window of Clostridium cagae:
- a CDS encoding MBOAT family O-acyltransferase — MVFSSIIFLFLFLPLVLAGYYLLKFEYRNVFLIIVSFIFYAFAKPKFIFILLASIIINYIMGLCISYAQKHLNIIFNRIFLIITVILNLGLLFYFKYMNFFISSVNGLFNTNICLMNIVLPLGISFFIFQGMSYTLDLYMGKVKVQKNFINIVLYMSFFPKLAQGPITRYRDINKQIDSRECNIDKFYNGVTRFIIGLAKKVIIADQLGYVVDQIFSKSPTENSIAIAWVGAICYTIQIYFDFSGYSDMAIGLGKMFGFEFMENFNYPYISKSLTEFWRRWHISLSTWFRDYLYIPLGGNRSGNMYFNLFIVFLVTGIWHGASWNFIIWGLWHGLFLIIEKVLKVKNLEIKSPKCIKHLYTILIVILGWVLFRAPSLEYAINYIGIMFGIVTVKNIGFTVFWYLTPKIITIIIIATIASIPLKEIFKIRYNVIKGTYLEFISKNLYLIFIFFISIMCVMTSTYNSFIYFKF, encoded by the coding sequence ATGGTTTTTTCATCAATAATATTTTTATTTTTATTTTTACCATTAGTATTGGCGGGATATTATTTATTAAAATTTGAATATAGAAATGTTTTTTTAATTATAGTGTCATTTATATTTTATGCATTTGCTAAGCCTAAATTTATTTTTATTTTATTAGCATCGATAATAATAAATTATATAATGGGATTATGTATAAGTTATGCACAAAAACATCTTAATATAATATTTAATAGAATTTTTTTAATAATAACAGTTATTTTAAATTTAGGATTATTATTTTATTTTAAATATATGAATTTTTTTATTTCTTCAGTAAATGGATTGTTTAATACTAATATTTGTTTAATGAATATAGTATTACCTTTAGGAATCTCATTTTTTATTTTTCAAGGAATGTCTTATACTTTAGATTTATATATGGGGAAAGTTAAAGTTCAAAAGAATTTTATTAATATAGTATTATATATGAGCTTTTTTCCCAAATTAGCACAAGGACCAATTACTAGATATAGAGATATAAATAAACAAATAGATAGTAGAGAATGTAATATTGATAAATTTTATAATGGTGTTACTAGATTTATAATAGGTTTAGCTAAAAAAGTAATTATAGCAGATCAGCTAGGTTATGTAGTTGATCAAATATTTTCTAAATCACCAACGGAAAATAGCATAGCGATAGCATGGGTTGGAGCAATTTGTTATACAATTCAAATTTATTTTGACTTCAGTGGATATAGTGATATGGCTATAGGATTAGGAAAGATGTTTGGATTTGAATTTATGGAAAACTTTAATTATCCATATATATCAAAAAGTCTTACAGAATTTTGGCGTAGATGGCATATATCATTATCAACATGGTTTAGGGATTATTTATATATTCCATTAGGTGGGAATAGAAGTGGAAATATGTACTTTAATCTATTTATAGTATTTTTGGTAACAGGTATTTGGCATGGTGCTTCATGGAATTTTATTATATGGGGACTTTGGCATGGATTATTTTTGATTATTGAAAAAGTTTTAAAAGTTAAAAATTTAGAAATAAAATCTCCTAAGTGTATAAAGCATTTATACACAATATTAATTGTAATATTAGGCTGGGTATTATTTAGAGCGCCTAGTTTGGAGTATGCAATAAATTATATAGGCATAATGTTTGGAATAGTAACAGTCAAAAATATTGGTTTTACAGTATTTTGGTATTTAACACCCAAGATTATTACAATTATAATTATTGCTACTATTGCAAGCATTCCATTAAAAGAGATATTTAAGATTAGATACAATGTAATTAAAGGAACTTATTTAGAGTTTATAAGCAAAAATTTATATTTAATTTTTATATTTTTTATTTCAATAATGTGTGTTATGACATCGACATATAATTCATTTATATATTTCAAATTTTAG